DNA from Salinibacterium sp. dk2585:
GAGCCCGGCTACCTGCTTCGCTACACGTCGGACAAGGGATTCAAGGATGCTCGCTGCGAGCCGATCGCGGAGGCTCCGCCCGCCGCGATCACCTCGACCTGGTGGCCGGACGAGGAGTTCACGGAGGTGTCTGAGTGCGCCGAGAAGCGCATGGTTCGCCCCGTTTACGTGAGCATCGCCGGCGACACTGTCTTCGCCTGGACCTCCGACCTCGAGCCGGCAGACATGACGCCGGATGCCACGCCCGAGGCCGAGTCGGAGCAGGCCCCCAAGACGACCGACGGCACGCCCGGCACCGAGTAGTCCTAGGAGCTGGGGAGAAGCGCCCGCGCCTCTTCGGCCCGCATGCCGGTGGCCATGAGCAGGTCGACGACGAGCGGCCGCAGCAGGTGCACGACGATCGTCGTCGGCATGCGGGCACCGGGCAGGGAACTGCTCGGGTCGAGCATGGGCATGACGCCCACGAGCACGGCGCGGGCACGCTCGGCAGCGGCGGGGTCGTCGAGGCTTTCACCAAGCAGGTTGACGGCATCCGCCACCTGTTGCACGAGGTTCGCGAGCGCCGGTCTCTGCTCTCCATCGCGCACGAGGAAGGCGATCCGGCGGGAGATGACGCGAAGGTGACGCGCGGCAAGGTCGAGTCCCGCCAGCACCTGTGACTGGCGCCGCAGCGCCGGGAGGTGACGCCGCAGGAACGGTGAGATGCGCGCGATTGCGATCGCTGATTCCTGCGACTGCGCCCACGCGTCAATGAGCGCCTGCGTGCGCCGCAGGCGGGAGAGCGCGAGGGACGCCGCAGGTTCCTGCCCGTCACGGAGCGCCTCGACGACCGAGGCGATCGACTCCGAGAGCGTCGCGAGCAGCCGCTGCGCGTCGCGCCGCGCGATCCGTCGCGGGTCTCGCGGAAGCAGTGCGGTGACGACGAGGGCCACGAGCCCTCCCACGAGCCCGTCGATGCTGCGCGTGAACACTCCGCCGTCGGGCGCGGGCAGCACCATCACGAGGATCGACTGCACTCCCGCCGCGATCGCGAATGGTGCGCTTGGCGACAGGAGCCGGGCCACGAAGAGGGTGACGGTGAGCACCATGGCGATCTGCCACCAGCCCGACCCGACGACCAGCAGGGCGACCTCGCTGAGCACGATGCCGACGAGGATGCCGACTGCAGACTCGAGCACGCGGCGCGGGCGGGCATCGCGGTTGAATCCGAGGATCGTCAGGGTCGAGACGAGCGCGATTGCGGGGGTCGGATGGCCGAGCACCTCGTGCGCGATAAGCCACGCGAGCATGGCCGCCAGCACGATCTGCGCGATGTTTGGCGCCGATTCGGCAGCACGCCCCAGCGCCGCCCGCGCGTCCAGGCTGCGATTGAGGCGGCGCTCGAGCCGCCGGGCGCTGCCGCTCTCAGTCATTCACGCCGGGGCGCGTGGGGCGCGTTGCCGCCCCCAGCCGCGGCAGGCGCGGGACGTCGGCCGTCGCGCCTGCGCCGACGGGCACGATGACCTCCTGGCCGGCAGCGACCGGGCCGCCATCCGTCATCACCATCAGGGTCTCGACCGGGTCGGTCGACCGCTTGATGACGGCGAGGGCGATGGGCCCGAGCTCGTGATGACGGGCGACGGATGTCACGGTGCCGACCTCCTTCTCGCCCAGCACGACGGCGTCACCGCGCTGCGGCAGCAGGTCATCGGAACCGTCGAGGTGCAGCATGACCAGGCGGCGAGGCGGACGACCAAGGTTGTGCACCTTCGCGACCGTCTCCTGGCCGCGGTAGCAGCCCTTGTTGAGGTGCACGGCGCTGCGCAGCCAGTCGAGTTCGTGGGGAATGGATCGCTCGTCGGCCTCCGTCACGAGCCGTGGGCGCCAGGCGGCCACCCGCAGCGCCTCCAGCGCGAGCACTCCCGCGGGGGGTGTGTCGAGGGTCTGGAGGGCGGCGCGCTCGATGAGCGTCTCCTGGTACGGGAACGCAGGCGAGGGATGCTCGCCCTCCGCGTACTGCCATCCGCCCGCGACAACCTCGGTCCACGGGTCGCGCCACACGAGCGCCACGCCAGCGCGCTCCACAGCGGGCAGGTCGACGGGCCCGATGTGGCCAAGCGTCGCGAAGTCGGCGCTGCGGTCGGCGATCTCGACCCGCATCATGAAGCGCATGCGCAGGAGCCAGGCGGCGAGGGCATCCGCTTGGCTGCGTTCGATGAGGAGCCACGCGGTCTCGCCGTCGTCGAGAATGCGTACGGCGTGCTCGATGCGGCCCTGAGGGTCGAGGATGAGCGTCTCGGCGGAGTCGCCGGGCGCGAGGCGGGCGATGGACTGGCTGCTGATCGAGTCGAGCCAGGTCAGGCGGTCTGGGCCCGTGAGGGAGAGCACTCCCCTGTGTGACAGGTCGACGACGGCGCGGCCCGCCTCGAGATCGCGCTGCTCGCGCACGGGGTTGCCGTAGTGGGCGGCGACGCCGGCATCGGGCTCTTCGGCCTCGACCGCGCCAGGACGGTCAAGCCACGGGGAACGCCACGGCTCGGCGGCGGGCTCGGTGTCGGCAGGCTCAGTCGACACGCGCGAGCCTCGCGGATGCGTGGGAGGTGAGCTGCTGGCCGAGAGCCGCGATGTCCCAGGCCCACAGCAGGTGATCTTCGACGAGCCCATAGATGCGGGTCGACGCCGAGTGCTCCTTGGCGTCTGCCGAGCGCATGACGGCATCCGTCGCAAGGTCGATGCGCGGGCCGTTGACCTGCCCGAGATAGAGTTCGCTCACTCCGCCCGGGTGGATGATCGACACCTCGATCTCGAAGGCGCCCGCACCGTTGCGGAGGGTCTCGACCTCGCTCGCGGTCGAATACGGCTTGTCGCCCACGCCGGGAAGCATCCCGGGGCCGACGTCTCCTTGGCCGAGGGGACGCGAGAGGCGCCAGTACCCCGTCTCGGCGGTGAGGACGGAGGGCTGCTCCCCCTCATCGAGGAGCCACACGGAAGAGCTGTAGTTGAGGTAGGACGTGCCGTCGTGGCTGAAGCTCATGCGCTGGCCGAACTCGAACTCCCTGACGTCACCGTCGACGGGGTAGGAGATGACCCCGGTGCCTTCCCAGACGCCGAGCAGCCAGGAGAGAGGCACCAGCTCGGAGGGGAGCGAGGCGTCGAGTTCGATCATTCGGGCACCTCCCGTGGCGATGCGATCGGATGCAGCGTGCTGCGACCCCGGCTTAGCGCTGGCCGCGGAAGAGGTTGTACAGCACCACCGCGGAGACTCCGCCGATGGCCAGCAGGGCGAGGATCAGCAGTCCGACGTAGAAGAGTTCGAGTGCAAGGAGCATGCGGCGATTCTACCCCTCCGCCGAGGCGACGAGGGCGAGCACCCCGGTCGCCACTGCGAGGATCACGACGGAGCCCCCCAGGCTCGTCATGAGGCGATTGACGAAGCCCACCTTGCTGTCGAGCGCGAGCTGCAGGCAGAACGAGAGGATGGTCGCGGCTGCGAGCACGATCGGGAACCACTGGAGCCGAGCATCCGGAGCAACGAACACGACCGTGATGACGGCGCCCACCACGACGAAAAGCCACACCGCCGCAACGCTCAGCCGCGCCGTGGAGCGGTTCGGTGCCGTGTTCTCGTCGACCGTCATGCCCCAATCCTGCCTGATGTCCCCGAAAACGCCCCGACGCGGCCTAGACATCGACGGCTCCGTGGTCTGGATAGACTTGCTCCAAAATTTTGGAGGCCCCGTTGGCGCAGCTGTTGATACTGACTCCGGCAGTCGACAGCGAGGTGCTGCCATCCCTGGCCCTCCTCAGTCACCGGGTGCGGCAGGTGCCCGCCACCTCATCGCAGTTGGTCAACACGCCGAGCTGTGACCTCATGATGGTCGATGCGCGCAAGGACCTCGCCGCCGCCAAGGCACTCTGCAAGATCCTTGGCAACACGGGAGTCTCCGTTCCCGTGATCGCCATCGTCACGGAGGGCGGGCTCACCGCCGTGACGCCCGAGTGGAACGTGGCCGACGTCGTGCTCGTTGATGCCGGCCCTGCTGAGGTGGACGCACGCATCCGCCTGGCCATCGGTCGCTCCTCGGCGGATTCCTCGAACCGCAAGATCCAGGCATCCGGTGTCGTGATCGACGAGGTGAGCTACTCGGCCAAGGTGCAGGGCAAGCCCCTCGACCTCACGTTCAAGGAGTTCGAGCTGCTGCGCTTCCTCGCGAGCCACCCATCCCGCGTGTTCACCCGCGAACAGTTGCTGAGCGAGGTGTGGGGCTACGACTACTTCGGCGGCACGCGCACGGTCGACGTGCACGTGCGTCGCCTTCGCGCGAAGCTCGGCGACCTCGAATCGCTCATCGGCACGGTGCGCAATGTCGGCTACCGGTTCACGGGACACGATGACGCCTGAGCAGCTTCCCCAGTGGTTGCGCGCGCTCGCGACCCGCGCGGCCGAGGTCGACGGCCAACCGCCTTTCTCCGACCAGACCTGGGTGGAACTGCGCGACGGGCGCCGCGAACTGCTCGCGACGGGTGAGGACGCCGCAGCGGCCGTGCGGCCCGGAACCCCCGGCGAGCTCGAACTGGTCGTGCACCCCGATGCCAGGGGCCGCGGCCTCGGCGGCGGCCTCCTCGAGCGGGTGCTCGGCGAGCACCCCGACGTGCTCGCGTGGGCACACGGCGACCACCCCGCATCGAGGGCCCTCGCTGCGCGCACGGGCTTCGAGCCCATTCGCGAGCTCCTGCAGCTGCGCCGCGACATCGCCGACCACGAGCCCGCCGCGAACGCGCTCGACGGATTCACCGCCTTCCGGCCGGGCAGCGACGACGCCGACTGGCTCGCGCTCAACGCTGCGGCCTTCGCAGGCCACCCCGAGCAGGGCTCCCTCACCCAGGTCGACCTGGACGAGCGGATGTCGGAACCGTGGTTCGACGCGGGCGACTTCCTGCTCCTCCGTGACGCCGACGGGCTCGCGGCCTTCGTCTGGATGAAGATCGAAGGCGGCATCGGGGAGTTCTACGTCGTCGGAGTGGACCCGTCCCGCCAGGGCGGCGGCCTCGGACGGAGACTCGTCGAGGCGGGGCTCGCGCGACTCGTGAGCCGCGGCATCCGCACCGCCTCGCTCTACGTCGATGCCGACAACACGGCGGCCGTGCGCCTGTACCGCTCCTACGGATTCGGCGACCACACGATCGACGTGCAGTACCGGCGCAAGGGTCGTTAACCCACAGTCAAGGTCGCGGTGCCAAGATTGGCCGATGGACGCCGAACGCATCATTGATGACACGGGGCTCGCGACCGACAGTCTTGACGACGACTACGACGCGGTCGGCTGGGTCGACGACGGCACGCTGCCCGCCGACCGCTACCTCGACCGCGAGCTGAGTTGGCTTGCGTTCAACAAGCGGGTGCTCGAACTCGCGGAGGACCCGACGCTGCCCCTGCTCGAGCGCGTCAACTTCCTCGCGATCTTCGCGAGCAACCTCGACGAGTTCTTCATGGTGCGCGTCGCGGGGCTGAAGCGCCGCATCGCCACTGGCATCGCCGTGCCGACCAACGTGGGCCGCTCGCCCAACGATGTGCTCGCCGACATCAGCGCCAAGGCGCACGAACTGCAGGAGCGGCACGCCCACGTGTTCCGCGAGATCGTGAAGCCGGCGCTCGACGAGGCCGGCATCCACATCGAGGGCTGGGCCGACCTCGACGAGGACGACCGCGAACGCGTCGACGAGATCTTCTCCAGCCAGATCTTTCCCGTGCTCATGCCGCTCGCGGTCGACCCCGCGCATCCGTTCCCCTACATTTCGGGGCTCTCGCTCAACCTCTCGGTGAGGGTGCGCAACCCCAAGACGCGCAAGGAACAGTTCGCACGCATCAAGGTGCCGACGATCCTGCCGCGCTTCGTGCAGCTGCCGGACGATGAGCGCGGGCTGCTGCGTTTCATCCCCCTCGAAGACCTCATCTCGAACCACCTCGGGGAGCTCTTCCCCGGCATGGAGATCCTCGACCACCACGAGTTCCGGGTCACCCGCAACGAGGATGTCGAGATCGACGAGGACGAGTCGGAGAACCTCATCCAGAGCCTCGAGCGGGAGCTCCTGCGCCGCCGCTTCGGGCCGCCCATCCGGCTCGAGATCACCGACGACATGGACGACCGCACGCTCGACCTGCTCGTGCGCGAGCTGGGTGTCACCCAGCAGGAGGTCTACCGGCTGCCCGCGCCGCTCGACCTCGGGGGGCTCTTCGAGGTCTTCAAGATCAACCGGCCCTCGCTCAAGTACCGCAAGCACGTGCCGGCGACAAGCCCCGCCCTCATGCCAGCGGAGCCGGGCGCCAAGCCCAACATCTTCGCCTCCATCAGCCGCGGCGACATCCTCGTGCACCACCCCTACGAGTCCTTCGGCACGAGCGTGCAGGCCTTCCTCGAGCAGGCGGCATCCGATCCCGCCGTGCTCGCGATCAAGCAGACCCTCTACCGCACGAGCGGCGACAGCCCCATCGTGGAGGCGCTGATCGACGCGGCCGAGGCCGGCAAGGCCGTGCTCGCGCTCGTCGAAATCAAGGCCCGATTCGACGAGCAGGCCAACATCGAGTGGGCACGCAAGCTCGAGAAGGCGGGAGTGCACGTCGTCTACGGGCTCGTGGGCCTCAAGACGCACTGCAAGCTCGCGCTCGTCGTGCGACAGGAGAAGGACGGCAGCCTCCGCAACTACAGCCACGTCGGCACGGGCAACTACAACCCCAAGACGAGCCGCGTCTATGAAGACCTCGGCCTCTTCACGGCCGACCCCGTCGTGGGCCGCGACCTCACGCGACTCTTCAACGAGCTCTCGGGCTACGCGATCGAGAAGAAGTTCAAGCGCCTCCTCGTCGCACCGCTGCACCTGCGCAAGGGACTCATCAAGCGCATCAACACCGAGCGGGACAACGCGATCGCGGGCAAGCCCAGCGGCATCCGCATCAAACTGAACTCGATAGTCGACGAGCAGGTCATCGACGCGCTCTACCGCGCGAGCCAGGCCGGGGTGCCGGTCGACCTCGTCATCCGCGGCATCTGCGCCATCCGCCCTGGGGTGCCGGGACTCAGCGAGACGATCAGGGTGCGTTCGATCCTGGGCCGCTACCTCGAGCACTCCCGCGTCTTCTGGTTCGAGAACGGCGGCGACCCGCAGGTCTACATCGGCAGCGCCGACATGATGCACCGCAACCTCGACCGTCGCGTCGAGGCGCTCGTGCGGCTCACTGAACCCGAGCACTTCGAGCGGATCGCGACGATGTTCGACCTCGCGATGTCGGATTCGACCTCGTCCTGGCGCCTCGAGAATGACGGCTCGTGGGCGCGCCAATACGAGGGCCCCGATGGCGAGCCACTCGACGACATGCAGAATGTGATCATGGACCTCATCACTTCCCGCCGACGCGCTGTGAGACCACGATGAGCCCGGCAGGGCCCGTGCTCGCGGCCGGTGCCGTGTGCTGGCGCATCGTCAATGGCAAGATCCGCGTCGCCCTCGTGCACCGCGAGCGGCACGGTGACGTGTCATTCCCCAAGGGCAAGGTTGACCCTGGTGAGAGCCTGCCCGAGACCGCCGTGCGGGAGATCGCCGAAGAGACCGGCCCCGAGATCTCGCTCGGCGCGCCGCTCGGCACGACCGAGTACAAGCTGCCCGGCGGGCGCGACAAGGTCGTGCACTACTGGACGGCCGAGGTCGATGAGGCCACCCACGCGGCATCCGCCTTCGTGCCCAACGACGAGATCGAACACCTCGAATGGCTCTCGGTCAAGAAGGCACGCAAGGCACTCAGCTACGCACACGACCGCGATGTGCTCGACCGCTTCGCGGCGCGGGTCGACAACGACACACTCCGCACCTTCGCGATCATCGCCCTCCGCCACGGCAAGGCGATGCCCCAACACCAGTTCGATGGCCCGGATGCCAAGCGGCCGCTCCTCCCGCAGGGCAGGCAGGACTCGGATGTCGCGGCCAGGGGCATCGCCGCATACGCCCCCGAGAAGCTGATCACGAGCAACGCCGTGCGCTGCCGCCAGACCATCGCCCCACTCGCCGAACTCACGGGACTCAAGGCCAAGAAGACGTCCAAGATCAGCCAGGACGCCTGGGAGAGCGGCGAGGCCGAAGTCGAGAAGGTCGTGGCCAAGCGGCTCCGCAAGGGTGTGACGGCGGTGCTCTGCAGCCACGGGCCCGTGCTGCCGGAGATCATCGAGCAGGCGGCACGGCTCACGAACTCGCCCGTCGACCGCTCAGTGCGGGCATCCGCGATGCTCGACACGGGTGCGTTCGCGGTGCTGCACTTCGCGAAGGAGCGGCCGCAAGCGGGCATCATCGCGATCGAGGTGCACTCGCCCGGTCGCTGAGTCGCTGGGAGTTCCCCGAGATCGTGCCCAGAGCCGCTTCGCGATCCCTAGCCTCGTCGCCATGAACGAGCCCCGACTCTCCCCGTGCCTGTGGTTCCGCACCGAAGCGGATGCTGCGGCCCAGTTCTACACGTCAACGCTCGGCGGCAGCATCCTGCGCCGCAGCTACTATCCCGACGCCGAGAATGTGGGCGGCTACGCCCCCGGCGACCTGCTCACGGTGGACTTCTCGATCGGCGGCCTCGAGTTCACGGCGCTCAACGGCGGCCCGGAGTTCAGGCCGAACCCGAGCGTCTCCTTCATGGTCGAAGTCGAGGACGCCGATGCGGTCGACCGCATCGCGGCGAGACTGCTCGATGGCGGCGAAGCACTCATGCCGGTCGACACCTACCCGTGGAGCACGCGCTACGGCTGGGTGCAGGACCGCTTCGGCATCTCGTGGCAGCTCATGGCGACGGGGCAACCCCGCACCACGATCATGCCAA
Protein-coding regions in this window:
- a CDS encoding aromatic acid exporter family protein translates to MTESGSARRLERRLNRSLDARAALGRAAESAPNIAQIVLAAMLAWLIAHEVLGHPTPAIALVSTLTILGFNRDARPRRVLESAVGILVGIVLSEVALLVVGSGWWQIAMVLTVTLFVARLLSPSAPFAIAAGVQSILVMVLPAPDGGVFTRSIDGLVGGLVALVVTALLPRDPRRIARRDAQRLLATLSESIASVVEALRDGQEPAASLALSRLRRTQALIDAWAQSQESAIAIARISPFLRRHLPALRRQSQVLAGLDLAARHLRVISRRIAFLVRDGEQRPALANLVQQVADAVNLLGESLDDPAAAERARAVLVGVMPMLDPSSSLPGARMPTTIVVHLLRPLVVDLLMATGMRAEEARALLPSS
- a CDS encoding folate-binding protein YgfZ, producing the protein MSTEPADTEPAAEPWRSPWLDRPGAVEAEEPDAGVAAHYGNPVREQRDLEAGRAVVDLSHRGVLSLTGPDRLTWLDSISSQSIARLAPGDSAETLILDPQGRIEHAVRILDDGETAWLLIERSQADALAAWLLRMRFMMRVEIADRSADFATLGHIGPVDLPAVERAGVALVWRDPWTEVVAGGWQYAEGEHPSPAFPYQETLIERAALQTLDTPPAGVLALEALRVAAWRPRLVTEADERSIPHELDWLRSAVHLNKGCYRGQETVAKVHNLGRPPRRLVMLHLDGSDDLLPQRGDAVVLGEKEVGTVTSVARHHELGPIALAVIKRSTDPVETLMVMTDGGPVAAGQEVIVPVGAGATADVPRLPRLGAATRPTRPGVND
- a CDS encoding FABP family protein, whose product is MIELDASLPSELVPLSWLLGVWEGTGVISYPVDGDVREFEFGQRMSFSHDGTSYLNYSSSVWLLDEGEQPSVLTAETGYWRLSRPLGQGDVGPGMLPGVGDKPYSTASEVETLRNGAGAFEIEVSIIHPGGVSELYLGQVNGPRIDLATDAVMRSADAKEHSASTRIYGLVEDHLLWAWDIAALGQQLTSHASARLARVD
- a CDS encoding response regulator transcription factor; amino-acid sequence: MAQLLILTPAVDSEVLPSLALLSHRVRQVPATSSQLVNTPSCDLMMVDARKDLAAAKALCKILGNTGVSVPVIAIVTEGGLTAVTPEWNVADVVLVDAGPAEVDARIRLAIGRSSADSSNRKIQASGVVIDEVSYSAKVQGKPLDLTFKEFELLRFLASHPSRVFTREQLLSEVWGYDYFGGTRTVDVHVRRLRAKLGDLESLIGTVRNVGYRFTGHDDA
- the mshD gene encoding mycothiol synthase, translating into MTPEQLPQWLRALATRAAEVDGQPPFSDQTWVELRDGRRELLATGEDAAAAVRPGTPGELELVVHPDARGRGLGGGLLERVLGEHPDVLAWAHGDHPASRALAARTGFEPIRELLQLRRDIADHEPAANALDGFTAFRPGSDDADWLALNAAAFAGHPEQGSLTQVDLDERMSEPWFDAGDFLLLRDADGLAAFVWMKIEGGIGEFYVVGVDPSRQGGGLGRRLVEAGLARLVSRGIRTASLYVDADNTAAVRLYRSYGFGDHTIDVQYRRKGR
- a CDS encoding RNA degradosome polyphosphate kinase, which encodes MDAERIIDDTGLATDSLDDDYDAVGWVDDGTLPADRYLDRELSWLAFNKRVLELAEDPTLPLLERVNFLAIFASNLDEFFMVRVAGLKRRIATGIAVPTNVGRSPNDVLADISAKAHELQERHAHVFREIVKPALDEAGIHIEGWADLDEDDRERVDEIFSSQIFPVLMPLAVDPAHPFPYISGLSLNLSVRVRNPKTRKEQFARIKVPTILPRFVQLPDDERGLLRFIPLEDLISNHLGELFPGMEILDHHEFRVTRNEDVEIDEDESENLIQSLERELLRRRFGPPIRLEITDDMDDRTLDLLVRELGVTQQEVYRLPAPLDLGGLFEVFKINRPSLKYRKHVPATSPALMPAEPGAKPNIFASISRGDILVHHPYESFGTSVQAFLEQAASDPAVLAIKQTLYRTSGDSPIVEALIDAAEAGKAVLALVEIKARFDEQANIEWARKLEKAGVHVVYGLVGLKTHCKLALVVRQEKDGSLRNYSHVGTGNYNPKTSRVYEDLGLFTADPVVGRDLTRLFNELSGYAIEKKFKRLLVAPLHLRKGLIKRINTERDNAIAGKPSGIRIKLNSIVDEQVIDALYRASQAGVPVDLVIRGICAIRPGVPGLSETIRVRSILGRYLEHSRVFWFENGGDPQVYIGSADMMHRNLDRRVEALVRLTEPEHFERIATMFDLAMSDSTSSWRLENDGSWARQYEGPDGEPLDDMQNVIMDLITSRRRAVRPR
- a CDS encoding NUDIX domain-containing protein, translating into MSPAGPVLAAGAVCWRIVNGKIRVALVHRERHGDVSFPKGKVDPGESLPETAVREIAEETGPEISLGAPLGTTEYKLPGGRDKVVHYWTAEVDEATHAASAFVPNDEIEHLEWLSVKKARKALSYAHDRDVLDRFAARVDNDTLRTFAIIALRHGKAMPQHQFDGPDAKRPLLPQGRQDSDVAARGIAAYAPEKLITSNAVRCRQTIAPLAELTGLKAKKTSKISQDAWESGEAEVEKVVAKRLRKGVTAVLCSHGPVLPEIIEQAARLTNSPVDRSVRASAMLDTGAFAVLHFAKERPQAGIIAIEVHSPGR